A single genomic interval of Homo sapiens chromosome 7, GRCh38.p14 Primary Assembly harbors:
- the LMOD2 gene encoding leiomodin-2 has protein sequence MSTFGYRRGLSKYESIDEDELLASLSAEELKELERELEDIEPDRNLPVGLRQKSLTEKTPTGTFSREALMAYWEKESQKLLEKERLGECGKVAEDKEESEEELIFTESNSEVSEEVYTEEEEEESQEEEEEEDSDEEERTIETAKGINGTVNYDSVNSDNSKPKIFKSQIENINLTNGSNGRNTESPAAIHPCGNPTVIEDALDKIKSNDPDTTEVNLNNIENITTQTLTRFAEALKDNTVVKTFSLANTHADDSAAMAIAEMLKVNEHITNVNVESNFITGKGILAIMRALQHNTVLTELRFHNQRHIMGSQVEMEIVKLLKENTTLLRLGYHFELPGPRMSMTSILTRNMDKQRQKRLQEQKQQEGYDGGPNLRTKVWQRGTPSSSPYVSPRHSPWSSPKLPKKVQTVRSRPLSPVATPPPPPPPPPPPPPSSQRLPPPPPPPPPPLPEKKLITRNIAEVIKQQESAQRALQNGQKKKKGKKVKKQPNSILKEIKNSLRSVQEKKMEDSSRPSTPQRSAHENLMEAIRGSSIKQLKRVEVPEALR, from the exons ATGTCTACCTTTGGCTACCGAAGAGGACTCAGTAAATACGAATCCATCGACGAGGATGAACTCCTCGCCTCCCTGTCAGCCGAGGAGCTGAAGGAGCTAGAGAGAGAGTTGGAAGACATTGAACCTGACCGCAACCTTCCCGTGGGGCTAAGGCAAAAGAGCCTGACAGAGAAAACCCCCACAGGGACATTCAGCAGAGAGGCACTGATGGCCTATTGGGAAAAGGAGTCCCAAAAACTCTTGGAGAAGGAGAGGCTGGGGGAATGTGGAAAG GTTgcagaagacaaagaggaaagtGAAGAAGAGCTTATCTTTACTGAAAGTAACAGTGAGGTTTCTGAGGAAGTGTatacagaggaggaggaggaggagtcccaggaggaagaggaggaagaagacagTGACGAAGAGGAAAGAACAATTGAAACTGCAAAAGGGATTAATGGAACTGTAAATTATGATAGTGTCAATTCTGACAACTCTAAGCCAAAgatatttaaaagtcaaatagaGAACATAAATTTGACCAATGGCAGCAATGGGAGGAACACAGAGTCCCCAGCTGCCATTCACCCTTGTGGAAATCCTACAGTGATTGAGGACGCTTTGGACAAGATTAAAAGCAATGACCCTGACACCACAGAAGTCAATTTGAACAACATTGAGAACATCACAACACAGACCCTTACCCGCTTTGCTGAAGCCCTCAAGGACAACACTGTGGTGAAGACgttcagtctggccaacacgcaTGCCGACGACAGTGCAGCCATGGCCATTGCAGAGATGCTCAAAGTCAATGAGCACATCACCAACGTAAACGTCGAGTCCAACTTCATAACGGGAAAGGGGATCCTGGCCATCATGAGAGCTCTCCAGCACAACACGGTGCTCACGGAGCTGCGTTTCCATAACCAGAGGCACATCATGGGCAGCCAGGTGGAAATGGAGATTGTCAAGCTGCTGAAGGAGAACACGACGCTGCTGAGGCTGGGATACCATTTTGAACTCCCAGGACCAAGAATGAGCATGACGAGCATTTTGACAAGAAATATGGATAAACAGAGGCAAAAACGTTTGCAGGAGCAAAAACAGCAGGAGGGATACGATGGAGGACCCAATCTTAGGACCAAAGTCTGGCAAAGAGGAACACCTAGCTCTTCACCTTATGTATCTCCCAGGCACTCACCCTGGTCATCCCCAAAACTCCCCAAAAAAGTCCAGACTGTGAGGAGCCGTCCTCTGTCTCCTGTGGccacacctcctcctcctccccctcctcctcctcctccccctccttcttcccAAAGGctgccaccacctcctcctcctccccctcctccactcCCAGAGAAAAAGCTCATTACCAGAAACATTGCAGAAGTCATCAAACAACAGGAGAGTGCCCAACGGGCattacaaaatggacaaaaaaagaaaaaagggaaaaaggtcAAGAAACAGCCAAACAGTattctaaaggaaataaaaaattctctGAGGTCAGtgcaagagaagaaaatggaagacagTTCCCGACCTTCTACCCCACAGAGATCAGCTCATGAGAATCTCATGGAAGCAATTCGGGGAAGCAGCATAAAACAGCTAAAGCGG GTGGAAGTTCCAGAAGCCCTGCGATAA